The DNA region CGCGATGCGGCTGTAGGAAAGGAACGCCTTGCGATCGAACGGCTGGAGCGATTCCCTTGCGTAGTAGCCCCGCCGATACGACACCTTCAGTCCGGGCCGTCTCACGCGCACGACCACGTTGCGGTACTTCCCGTCCCAATTGGTCTTGCTTGGGTAGTATCCAAGCAGGTACTCGATACGCGTCACCTCATCGACCGTCGAGAGCGCCTGGCCGATGTCGCCGTGGATTGATGCACGCCCCCCCGTCATCATGCTGATGTTCCGCAGGCTCGAGAGTGCGAACAGACGGCTGGCATTGCCGGCGCGCGGCTGTTGACCGCCGCCCGCCCCACCCCGCCCGCCCATAGCCCCGACCATCGGCGGTGGCGTGGCCGCCGAAGGCAGCCCCGACGCGTCGACGCCGCCGGTCTGAAACGTGTCGATCGCAACACGCGCATCGTTGGCCATGGCGGCCAGGCTCTTGTCGTTCTCGAGACGCGGCAGAAACAGGCCCTGCTCGGTGAAAAACAGCAGGTGCTTCTCGCCATCCATGTAGCGCAGGTACTCGACGGCGGTATACAGATTCTGCACGTCCTGCATCGTCTGTGACTGTGACGAGACATAGTCGTCGAACGAAAGATCGGTGAGTGAATCGACCTGAAGTTGATCGAGCGCCGACATCGTGCCCGCGGTATCGGCTTCCATGCGCTGCAGGCCGCCCGTAGCCTGGCGCACGTCGTCCTTGATCCGGCTCGCGTCGGTCACATTGCCCGGCGGCACCTGACGCGCCGTCAGGGCGCCAGGAACAACGAAGATCCTGTCGATGTCCGGCTGGAGGTTCTTAGGAATCTCCTTGCTGCCGTAGATCGCGGCCAGCCCGCTGAAGCGCAGGGCCATCCTGGCTTCGACCCCCTCGTGGTACTTCTTGAACCGTTCCAGCACCTGGACGACTTGTCCGTGGTCCGTCGTGAAATCGGTCGCCCGATTCCATCCCATGACCGCCACCATGTCCTGGGGCAGCAACGACCCCTTCACGAAATCGATCAGTCGGTCGACGGCCTTTGATGGCTGTTGCAGTCTGCCCCGTCCAAGCACGATGACGAAAGTCCGCCGCGTCTGGGCTTCGAGCGAGGCAGTCGGAACCTTGCGCAGCAGTGCCCTGGTGGCCGTTTGTTCAGGAGCGGCGGCAACCAGCGTCTGCAGCGAGAAGTGGGCGACGGCCTGCCTGACCCCGTCCTCCAGAATGACGAAGTCGTCGCTCGTCAGATCAGTAACCGGTTTGTCGTTCTGATCGGTGACGATGACGTTGATGGGCACGAGTGTGACTTGCACCCGGATCGCCCCTGGCACCCTCTGCGGCTGAGCCAGGCCGTGTCCCGTTAACAGCGTCGTCAGGACGGCCGCGAGAACAGCGCTTCGCTGGTTTCTTCCCGTCCGCATGGAGGACCTCCCCGATCTGGATTCCGGCTCCCCGACTCAGTCGCGCTCGGATCCCGGGCAGATTGTACCCGAAGGGATGCGGGGGTTGGCGGCATCCGGAGCGACAATTTGCGCTAACATACGCGGCCGTGGGGGCCACATGAAGAGATTCTGGCATGTCCAAGCGTTAGCCGTGATCTGGGGGGTGGTCGGGTTCTCGGGCTGGCTGGTCGCTGACGTGTGGGGCCAGGCCGACCCGCGGGCGGCCCCACAGAACCCTCCAACCGGCACCGTGGCTCCGGTCAAGCCGACCGGAACCGGCAAGATCAGCGGCCAGATCGTCGCTGCCGGCAATGGGGCGCCCGTCAAGCGGGCGACCGTCATGTTGAGAGGCGATGCTCTCCAGGATCCGTCGACCGGTAGGGGTTCCGCCGGGGCTTTGCTCTCCATGATCCCTCAACCGTCATCGGGAACACCCAGCCCGGGCGCGCAGCTTCCGCCGAGGGGAGCAGCCAGTGGTCCGCCGCCAGGCACGGTCGAGAAGCAGACCGAGACCGACGGAGCCGGCCGATTCGAGTTCATCGGTTTGCCTGCCGGCCGGTTCACGCTGTCCGTAAACTCCGTCTCGGGTTTCAGCGCCCCGTCTCAGATCGAGCCCGTGCGACTGGCCGACAACGGATCGGCGACCGTCACACTCCGCATGGAGCGGACGGGTGCGATAACGGGAAAGGTATTCGATGAGACCGGCGACCCGTTGCCTCGCGCCCAACTGCTGGCATCGCGGTGGGTGAGCACCGGGGGAGTCCGGCGCCTCGTGCCGACAGGCGGCGGCGGCTTCAACATGACGAACGATCTCGGCGAGTATCGGCTGTGGGACGTGCCCCCTGGCGACTACTACGTCTCCGCCTCCTTCATGCCGTACTCCTACGCGCCTTCGACGTATGAACGCGAAGGGCAGACTTTCGGGTTTGCCCCGACATTCTATCCAGGGGCAGCCTCGATGGGAGGCGCGCGCCTCGTCACGGTGCGCGCCGGGCAGGACACGCCGAGTGTCGACATCACCCTGCTGCGCGCGAAGATGGGGCGCATCACCGGAACAGTGTTGGATTCGTCAGGCATTCCGCTCGCGCAGCGCAGCGGCAGCATCTTCCTGACGTCCCGCGACAATTCCTACCAGGTAAACCGTGGCGTGCCACGACGGCCCGACGGCTCCTTCATGTCTTCAGATCTTCCGCCAGGCGATTACTACGTGGTGGCCAGCCAGACGCAAAGCGGCGGCCCGGCCGGCGGTGGCGTGAGCGAGAGCGCGGTTGCGTCGGTGAGTGTCAACGGAGACGAGGTGACGGTCAGTCTCCAGTTGAACAAGGGGGCCACCATATCTGGCAGGGTCGTTGTGGAAGGGAAGATGCCTGAGTTGACGACCAGGGTGACCACGAGCATCGGATCGCAACCGGTGACCACCCAGGCGCGGATTATGGTCAGCGCCCGCTCCACCGTCAACCCCTCAACCCCTTTCTCACCAGGTACGTCGACGGGCCGGCCGGCGCCGATGGCTGATGATGGCACGTTCGAACTGACCGGCCTTCGCGGGTTCGTGAGACTGTTCGCCTCGGGCCGTGGGGCCGTTCTGAAGTCGGTCCGCCGGGGAGGTCAGGACATTATGGCAACCCCGTTGGAGCTGGACGGCACGGAGCACATCACCGATATCGACATCGTCGTGACGACGGACACGGGCACGTTCGAAGGCCGCGTCACCGATTCCCGTGGCGAGCCCGCGTCCGGTGTCGACGTCATCATCTTCAGTGACGATCCCGCGCGATGGTTTGAGGGGTCGCCCTACGTCCGCGTGACGCGAACCGTGAGCGGCACGGCCCTCAACGCGCCGTCCGCGCCCTTGCCGACGGCAGTTTCCGGATCGAGCACCTCGATCCCGGCGCCTCCGACGGAACCCGGCCGGATCATCGGCGGCCCGCTGGTCCCCGGACGGTACGGAGCGATTGCGTTCGAATCGAGCACCGGCACGACCGGTCCCGCATATGATCCAGAGACGCTCGAGAAGCTGCAATCCCGCGCGACGTTCTTCACGGTGACCGCGGGCCAGACCGCAACGGTGCAGCTGAAGACCGTGAAGCCATGATGTTTCTGCACGTATCGGAGGATTGATGAAGACACGCACGTTGAGATGGCTGATCTGTGGATTGATGGCCGCCGGTGCCGCGATCGGCTTCCAGGCCTTCGCGCAAGGACAGGACGATCCGGTTGTCCGCAAGATCATCGAACTGGGCACCAAAGACAACCAGGCGATGACCTGGAACGACTACGCGAGCAACCGGTTTGGCGGTCGGGAAACCGGCACCAACGCGTACACCGATGCCACCCAGTGGGCCGTGTGGCAGTTCAAGCAGTTCGGGCTCGACGCGCAACTCGAGGAGGTTGGCGAAATCCCGGTCGGCTTCAACCGCGGGCCGTGGTTCGGCAAGATGCTCAAGCCGGCCGAGAAGGCGCTGCGATTCGGGACGCCGAGCTTCACGGCCGGCACCAAGGGCAGTCAGCGCGGGCCCGTCGTCATTCTCAAGGCCGACCCGTTTTCGGTGCCCGGCCGCGCGACAGCCACTCAGCCGGTGAGCAAGGAGAATTTCGACAAGAAGCGTACGGCCGTTCAGGCTGGCCTTGCCGAGATCAACGCCAACAAGGCCGCATTCAAGGGTGCGTGGGTGCTGATTGGGGGCAACTCGGGCTTCGGCCGCGACGGCCGCCGCGGCACCAAACTCGCGGACGGATCGTCGGAGTACCTGGACGCCGAGATGGTGCCCGCACTCACCAAGGCGCTCATCGATGCTGGTGCGCTCGGGACCATTCAGTCGTCCAAGCCGCCCGCGTCAGCCCAACCTGGCAACAATTCAGAGCCGCCACTCAGCATGCTCGACGGCTACGCCGCCTCGTGGGACAAGCTCCCGGTGCTGCCCGACATCAAGCTTCTTGACACCCAGTACGACGAGATCAAGACGCTCGTCGAGAAGAAGCAGCCGGTCGTCCTCGAATTCGACGTCCGCAACTGGTTCAAGATGGGGCCGATCAAGTACCACAACGTCGTCGCCACCCTGAAGGGCACGACGTATCCCGATGAGTACATCGTCATCGGTGCGCACTTCGACTGCTTCAGCTCCGGCACCGGCGGCGTCGACGACGGATCCGGATTTGGACCAGGCGTAGAGGCGATTCGTCTCATCGCCGCATCGGGCGCCAAGCCGAAGCGATCGATCATCTTCATCGCATTTGCGGCAGAAGAGAACGGGCTGGTCGGGTCGCAAGCGTGGCTCAAGCGGCACCCGGAACTGCACGACAAGATCGTCTTCATGACCGAGTCGGACTCGACACCGTACGCCATCACCGGCGTGTCTGTGCCGGAGACGTGGTACGCGGATTTCCAGAAGATCACCGCTCCGCTCGCGAACCTCAATCCGAGGTGGCCGTTCAAGCTCCAGAAGACGCTTCCGCGAGCCCACGCCACGACGCCGAGCAGCACGGATTCGAGGGCCTTTGAGGTCGACAGCGTGCCGATCCTTCAGCTCCAGTCGACCAGTGCGCGGCCGGGACCGGATGGCAAGGACGTCAACTACACCTACAGCTACGCGTGGCACACGCTGAACGATCTCTACAGCGAGCTGACGCCCTACGCCGAACATCAGCAGTGGTCGGCGCTGGCGACCGCTGTCATGGTCTACGGCGTGGCGAATCTCGACAAGCCGCTGACGCGCGACGGCGTCTATCTGCCTGACGGGTTGTACGCCAGCATCACGGTCGGGGCCGGCGACGCGCAGAAGCAGTTCATGACCACGCTTGATTTCGTGAATGCGCCTGTGCAGGTGGCCAACTTCATCCGCACGGTTGAAGGCAAGACACCGCCGGCCGGCGGGGGACGCGGCGGCGGTGGTGGGCGCGGCGGCGGGCCGGAGGCTCCGCCGATTGGCAAAGTCGACGTGACGAAGACCCAGATCCAGGGCGTGATCGCGTCCGAGATTCAGAAGTCCGTCGCGGTATTGAACCTGCCGAAAGCAACTAACGCCGCGCTCAAGCACGACGCGGCAGGCATCATTGGCGTGTCGGCGCCGAACGCGTTCTATGTCACGCTCGAGAAGAATGCGGGGCTCGACAGAAAATTCACTGCGATCGGGAAGGTCGTCGCGGGGGCCAGCGCATTGAAGGACATCAAGAAGGCCGATCCGATCAGGAGCATCCGGATCACGCGGGTCGGCCAGGCTGCCACCGACTTCAAGACCGACGACGCCGCGTTCAAAGCGCTGCTCGAATCGGCGACACGCAAGAAGAAGTAAGAAGTAAGAAGCAAAGGAGTCTGCCGTGCGTGTCGCCATGGTTGTTGCTATCCTTGCCGTCGTGACGTGCACGAGCCAGGCCCAATTTCCAGGCGACCGACCCGCGTCGAATCCGCATGCGACGCGGTCGGTCGTCATGGCTCGCCGAGGGGCGATTGCCACCAGTCAGCCGCTGGCCTCCGCTGCGGGGCTTGCCGTGCTCGAATCGGGAGGCAACGCGATTGATGCGGCGGTGACGGCCGCCGCCGTCCTCGCCGTCGTGGAGCCCACCATGAACGGGGTTGGCGGCGATCTGTTCGCCATCGTCTACAACGGGAAAACCAAGGCGCTTCAGGGGCTCAATTCGAGCGGCCGCGCCGGGCGGCTGGCCACGCCGGAGGCCTTTGCTGCGCGCGGGCTGAAGGAGGTTCCGAATCGGGGGCCGTTGGCCGTCACCGTGCCGGGCGTGGTCGACGGGTGGAGCGAGCTGCTGAAGCGGCACGGCACCATCACGCTTGCGAAAGCGCTCGCGCCGGCCATCGGGTACGCGAGAGACGGGTTTGCCGTGTCGGAGATCATCGCGCAGCAGTGGCTGGAGGTCGAGACGATCCTGGCGCAGGATCCGGCGGCGGCCAGCGTGTTTCTTCCGGGCGGTCATGCGCCGCGCACCGGGCAGATCTTCAGGAATCCGAAGCTGGCCGCGTCGCTCGAGCTCATCGCGCGCGATGGGCGCGACGCGTTCTATCGAGGCGCCATCGGAAAAGCGATTGCCGCCGACCTCGAGCGGCGCAAAGGATTTGTCACCGCCGAGGATCTGGCCGCGCACAAAGCCGACTGGGTCACGCCGATCTCAACGTCGTATCGCGGGTACGACGTGTTCGAGATGCCGCCCAACACCCAGGGCATCATCGCGCTCGAGATGCTGAACATCATTGAGGGCTACGACCTCAAGGCGCTTGGCCACAACTCGGCGGCGTATCTGCATCTGATGGTCGAGGCTAAGCGGATCGCGTTTGCCGATCGTGGTGCCTACCTCGCCGATCCCGCGGCGGTCCCCGACGCGGTACTCCGCATGCTGCTCTCAAAGGAGTACGCCGCCACGCGCCGGCGCGAGATTGATCCTGCGCAC from Acidobacteriota bacterium includes:
- a CDS encoding VWA domain-containing protein; its protein translation is MRTGRNQRSAVLAAVLTTLLTGHGLAQPQRVPGAIRVQVTLVPINVIVTDQNDKPVTDLTSDDFVILEDGVRQAVAHFSLQTLVAAAPEQTATRALLRKVPTASLEAQTRRTFVIVLGRGRLQQPSKAVDRLIDFVKGSLLPQDMVAVMGWNRATDFTTDHGQVVQVLERFKKYHEGVEARMALRFSGLAAIYGSKEIPKNLQPDIDRIFVVPGALTARQVPPGNVTDASRIKDDVRQATGGLQRMEADTAGTMSALDQLQVDSLTDLSFDDYVSSQSQTMQDVQNLYTAVEYLRYMDGEKHLLFFTEQGLFLPRLENDKSLAAMANDARVAIDTFQTGGVDASGLPSAATPPPMVGAMGGRGGAGGGQQPRAGNASRLFALSSLRNISMMTGGRASIHGDIGQALSTVDEVTRIEYLLGYYPSKTNWDGKYRNVVVRVRRPGLKVSYRRGYYARESLQPFDRKAFLSYSRIAAAAQYDLEVKDLKVKAKATTVAAASGGQEVQVDLAIDASRVPFKEEDGLHKATLQLTTFYGDARGRFLGDAWQTLDLNLRPATWERVKKEGIVCSTRVPLRVQGQTFKIVVYSYEADLVGSVTTKLKN
- the ggt gene encoding gamma-glutamyltransferase translates to MRVAMVVAILAVVTCTSQAQFPGDRPASNPHATRSVVMARRGAIATSQPLASAAGLAVLESGGNAIDAAVTAAAVLAVVEPTMNGVGGDLFAIVYNGKTKALQGLNSSGRAGRLATPEAFAARGLKEVPNRGPLAVTVPGVVDGWSELLKRHGTITLAKALAPAIGYARDGFAVSEIIAQQWLEVETILAQDPAAASVFLPGGHAPRTGQIFRNPKLAASLELIARDGRDAFYRGAIGKAIAADLERRKGFVTAEDLAAHKADWVTPISTSYRGYDVFEMPPNTQGIIALEMLNIIEGYDLKALGHNSAAYLHLMVEAKRIAFADRGAYLADPAAVPDAVLRMLLSKEYAATRRREIDPAHSAADYLPGVVPATGTASAATPPYDNFRDGRDRGDTIYLTAADDQGNTISLIQSLYEAFGAGIVAGDTGIVLHDRGAGFRLDAGHPDRVAPGKRPMHTLVPAMVMKDGRPWLSFGVMGGDMQPQGHVQVLANIIDFGMNVQEAGEAPRFRHMAGGVALESAMSREARDGLTSRGHRVIERKGAFGGFQGILIDPVTGVLMAGSDPRKDGLAIGR
- a CDS encoding M28 family peptidase, which gives rise to MKTRTLRWLICGLMAAGAAIGFQAFAQGQDDPVVRKIIELGTKDNQAMTWNDYASNRFGGRETGTNAYTDATQWAVWQFKQFGLDAQLEEVGEIPVGFNRGPWFGKMLKPAEKALRFGTPSFTAGTKGSQRGPVVILKADPFSVPGRATATQPVSKENFDKKRTAVQAGLAEINANKAAFKGAWVLIGGNSGFGRDGRRGTKLADGSSEYLDAEMVPALTKALIDAGALGTIQSSKPPASAQPGNNSEPPLSMLDGYAASWDKLPVLPDIKLLDTQYDEIKTLVEKKQPVVLEFDVRNWFKMGPIKYHNVVATLKGTTYPDEYIVIGAHFDCFSSGTGGVDDGSGFGPGVEAIRLIAASGAKPKRSIIFIAFAAEENGLVGSQAWLKRHPELHDKIVFMTESDSTPYAITGVSVPETWYADFQKITAPLANLNPRWPFKLQKTLPRAHATTPSSTDSRAFEVDSVPILQLQSTSARPGPDGKDVNYTYSYAWHTLNDLYSELTPYAEHQQWSALATAVMVYGVANLDKPLTRDGVYLPDGLYASITVGAGDAQKQFMTTLDFVNAPVQVANFIRTVEGKTPPAGGGRGGGGGRGGGPEAPPIGKVDVTKTQIQGVIASEIQKSVAVLNLPKATNAALKHDAAGIIGVSAPNAFYVTLEKNAGLDRKFTAIGKVVAGASALKDIKKADPIRSIRITRVGQAATDFKTDDAAFKALLESATRKKK
- a CDS encoding carboxypeptidase-like regulatory domain-containing protein — translated: MKRFWHVQALAVIWGVVGFSGWLVADVWGQADPRAAPQNPPTGTVAPVKPTGTGKISGQIVAAGNGAPVKRATVMLRGDALQDPSTGRGSAGALLSMIPQPSSGTPSPGAQLPPRGAASGPPPGTVEKQTETDGAGRFEFIGLPAGRFTLSVNSVSGFSAPSQIEPVRLADNGSATVTLRMERTGAITGKVFDETGDPLPRAQLLASRWVSTGGVRRLVPTGGGGFNMTNDLGEYRLWDVPPGDYYVSASFMPYSYAPSTYEREGQTFGFAPTFYPGAASMGGARLVTVRAGQDTPSVDITLLRAKMGRITGTVLDSSGIPLAQRSGSIFLTSRDNSYQVNRGVPRRPDGSFMSSDLPPGDYYVVASQTQSGGPAGGGVSESAVASVSVNGDEVTVSLQLNKGATISGRVVVEGKMPELTTRVTTSIGSQPVTTQARIMVSARSTVNPSTPFSPGTSTGRPAPMADDGTFELTGLRGFVRLFASGRGAVLKSVRRGGQDIMATPLELDGTEHITDIDIVVTTDTGTFEGRVTDSRGEPASGVDVIIFSDDPARWFEGSPYVRVTRTVSGTALNAPSAPLPTAVSGSSTSIPAPPTEPGRIIGGPLVPGRYGAIAFESSTGTTGPAYDPETLEKLQSRATFFTVTAGQTATVQLKTVKP